A genome region from Apus apus isolate bApuApu2 chromosome 2, bApuApu2.pri.cur, whole genome shotgun sequence includes the following:
- the IRX4 gene encoding iroquois-class homeodomain protein IRX-4, whose amino-acid sequence MSYPQFGYPYSSAPQFLMSTNSLTTCCESSGRTLAETGAAASAQTPVYCPVYESRLLATARHELNSAAALGVYGGPYAGPQGYGNYVTYGTEAPAFYSLNSLEAKDGSGSAHAGISPAAAYYPYDHTLSQYQYDRYGTMDGGTRRKNATRETTSTLKAWLQEHRKNPYPTKGEKIMLAIITKMTLTQVSTWFANARRRLKKENKMTWPPRNKCSDEKRPYEEEEEEEEEGSQEEAMKSGKAEEPTGKEEKELELSDLEDLDAAESESSECELRRPFPHPLPHPLPGSSHPPRAAEVPAKMPPPAASGEDEEEAERARSCLKTAAEECGLDLLSTRQRGCEPKMCFQQGQQLLEAKPRIWSLAHTATSLNQAEYPSCMLKRPGGSAATAASAPVSVIDRHQDSPVTSLRNWVDGVFHDPLFRHSTLNQALSNTTVSWATTKGAILETGALGRAVGNGANVLKGQLSNLAHHDSNKEFLAFPKSGSKMFCS is encoded by the exons ATGTCATATCCTCAGTTTGGCTACCCTTACTCCTCTGCACCCCAG TTCCTGATGAGCACCAACTCCCTGACGACCTGCTGCGAGTCCAGCGGCCGCACGCTGGCCGAGACGGGGGCGGCCGCCTCCGCCCAGACCCCCGTCTACTGCCCGGTGTACGAGAGCCGCCTGCTCGCCACCGCCCGACACGAGCTCAACTCCGCCGCCGCCCTGGGGGTCTACGGCGGCCCCTACGCCGGGCCCCAGGGCTATGGCAACTACGTGACCTACGGCACCGAGGCTCCCGCCTTCTACTCCTTG AACAGTTTGGAGGCGAAGGACGGGAGCGGGTCTGCGCATGCGGGCATCTCCCCGGCGGCTGCCTACTACCCCTACGATCACACCCTTAGCCAGTACCAGTACGACAG GTACGGCACGATGGACGGCGGGACGCGGAGGAAAAACGCCACCCGGGAGACGACCAGCACGCTGAaggcctggctgcaggagcaccGCAAGAACCCCTACCCCACCAAGGGCGAGAAGATCATGCTGGCCATCATCACCAAGATGACCCTCACCCAGGTCTCCACCTGGTTCGCCAACGCCCGCCGGCGGCTCAAGAAGGAGAACAAGATGACCTGGCCCCCGCGGAACAAGTGCTCGGACGAGAAGCGGCCCTacgaggaagaggaggaggaagaggaggagggttCGCAGGAAGAGGCGATGAAGAGCGGGAAAGCCGAGG AGCCCACGggcaaggaggagaaggagctggagctcAGCGACCTGGAGGACTTGGACGCCGCCGAGTCGGAGAGCTCGGAGTGCGAGCTGAGGCGACCCTTCCCGCACCCGCTTCCGCACCCGCTGCCGGGAAGCAGCCACCCGCCGCGGGCCGCCGAGGTCCCCGCCAAGATGCCGCCGCCGGCCGCCAGCGGGGAGGACGAGGAGGAGGCGGAGCGGGCGCGGAGCTGCCTGAAGACGGCGGCGGAGGAGTGCGGCCTCGACCTGCTCAGCACCCGGCAGCGCGGCTGCGAGCCCAAAATGTGCTtccagcaggggcagcagctgctggaggcgAAGCCCAGGATCTGGTCCTTGGCGCACACCGCCACCTCCCTCAACCAGGCCGAGTACCCCTCCTGCATGCTGAAGCGGCCGGGGGGCTCAGCCGCCACCGCCGCCTCCGCCCCGGTCAGTGTCATCGACAGGCACCAGGATTCGCCGGTCACCAGCCTGAGGAACTGGGTGGACGGGGTGTTTCACGACCCCCTGTTCAGGCACAGTACTTTGAACCAAGCCCTGAGCAACACGACAGTTTCCTGGGCTACCACCAAAGGAGCCATTCTGGAAACGGGCGCTTTGGGACGCGCGGTGGGGAACGGCGCCAACGTGCTCAAGGGGCAGCTCTCAAACTTGGCCCACCATGACTCGAACAAAGAGTTTCTGGCGTTTCCCAAATCaggaagcaaaatgttttgttccTAA